The Diabrotica virgifera virgifera chromosome 4, PGI_DIABVI_V3a genome segment tctaataggccctttatctgcgtCACCGTGTATACAgactgttccaacgaaaatttgacgcccccagaaactcagaaacaaAGAGTTTCttcgaaatttaaaaaaaacatgtcaatttATATTGGGAGGGgaacgaattttcatgcaaaattcatgccctcaaatgtaaccccctactttCCCGCATCAACCCtcagtttttttaaaatagcaagtgtggtcgagtggtACATCATTTggaaggtaatttttttctctatacggtactctaattttttttaatttacctaataattttgaagataattttggacttaacaaatATAAATTAGTTATATCCGGAATTATCTTTAAGGTTATTCCGcaaactcaaaaaaataaagggacatgtagagaaaaaaatacttttcaaaGAATGTGCCGCTCGACTACAattgctatttaaaaaatctgGGGGTTGATTCGGGCAGTAGGGGGTTAtatttgagggcatgaattttgcatgaaaattcgtcccttTTTCAATACAAACCGAcgtgtttttttaattgtaaataaaCTCGTCGTTTCTGAATTTCTgggggggggtcaaattttcaTTGGAACACAATGTATATATTTATGTTCGGAAAGGTTTTAACGGTTATTATATACAATTAaacataaaactaaaattaatatgtatatgtatataagcTGTACACTCCCGTGGAAGTTATAGCTGTTTTTCATTTTAATGATCCGTTAAGACATGGGGGATCAGTCCACTTTTCTTCTAATCTGTCTCCTCAAAGCTTCTGGTGTGTCTTCGTTTCCGTCACTACTTTTCTCCACTCATTTCGGTTCTCAGTCTTTTTTTTCCAGTTTCGAATTCCCATAACTCTTAAGTCGTTTTTGACTTGCTGTTTCCATCTTGCTTTTGGTCTGCCTCGTGCTCTTGTCTCAGGGGGTATCCAGTTGGTAATAACTTTAATGGGATCATCTTCACTTTTTCTACTTATATGACCATACCACCTTATTCTTCGTGCTTTTGCTTCTTTCACTATGTTTTCTCCTTCCATCCATTGTtctatttcgtggttcatccaggGTCTTCTTTCGTTTTCATTTATtacttttggtcccagaatgttgcgcattatttttctttcaaatactttcagctgctcttcttctTTTAACGTTAGGGTGTTGGTTTCTATGGCATACATTACCACTGGCCTTTTGGTAGTCTTATATATTTGCATCTTTGTAtttctgcttaattttttatcttttattatttttttatttttgtggtaaGCTCTATTTCCTGCTTGTAGTTTGTGTTTCAGGTCTATTTTTTCATTATCTCTACTAATCAtcgttcccaagtatttgaatgTATCTACTTCCTCAAATCTGTAATTATTTATTATCATTTGTGTTAGTCTTGTTTTCTTGAATCTGCTTGCgttcatgtactttgttttttccatattaatATCTAGTTCTCTCCTTTTTGCCCCTTTTTCTCTTTCGGAGAATGCCTTAATTGATGATCTTTTGTCCCGAGCTATTATAACGACATCATCTGCATAACCTACTATTTGTACtgcatttttattaattattccgtTATTTGTTGCTTCTTATATTGCACAATCTAGAGCTGTAATGAATAACTCAGTTGACAGGGCATCCCCTTGTCTGACTCCGTTTTGGACCCTAATCTTCTCTGTTGTCTTTTGACCTTGTGGCCAGTTTGCGGGCTGCAAAGTAGTCGGGGCAcactttaaactattttatttgtttatttacaaCAAACTACATACTAAAACAAGTAAGAAAAATTATGACAGTTGTATTCTCAGTTTCTAAAATCTTCTGACAGACGTCCGTCAATCCGTCTCCTCTTCTTTCCCCAGCCGGTCAACACATATGTGGTCGTAGGCTAACTGTCAATCTGCCACAGGGCTCCCCTCCAGTGAAGAACCTACTGGTTTCGAACGGCAATGTTGACCGTGTTACTCATCAGACGGTTGGCATATACATGTTCTTCCTGTACCTGTTGGGCCGCTGGAATATATGCTGGCTTGAGTCGGTCCATGGAAATTCTCTGAGGAACATTTTTGACATCTACAGTTAGAAACTTGTCACTTCGTTCCAACACTCTGAACGGGCCGGTATAGTGAGGTGTAAGCGGAGGCTTTACTTTATCAGTCCGCACAAACACATGACTCGTAGTCTGCAGATCCGGATGGACAAAGGCAGTGCGGACTGAGTGGTTGCTCGTCGGTATAGGCCGCAATGCTCCCATGGTCTGACGTAGTCGTTGGACAAAACTATGCTCGTCGGGTGTAGCAGCACTAGGGACAAGCAGCTGTCCAGGGAGACATATTGGTTTACCATACACTAACTCGGAGGCTGTACACGCAATGTCCTGTTTGAAAGTGTTTCGAAGGCTTAGCATGACCAGAGGGAGGGCGTCAACCCACGATACTGTGTCCGCGGCGATGAGAGCAGCCTTAAGGGTTCGGTGGAAACGTTCAATACATCCATTTGACTGTGGGTGGTAGGCAGTGGTTTTAATATGTTGTACACCTAGCAATCTATTGAGCTGGCGAAATAAGTGGCTCTCAAATTGCCTACCTCGATCCGTTGTTATGGTTGCTGGCACACCAAACCGAGATATCCATCCCTCAAGGAGCTTCTGCGCAACAACTTCGGCTGTAATTTCCGAGATAGGTATGGCCTCGGGCCATCTTGTGAAACGATCGATGATTGTGAGCAGGTATCGAAAGTTCTGATTTGTTGGAAGTGGGCCCACAATGTCGACATGTATGTGTGCGAATCGATCGTCTGGCATTCCTATAGGTGTCACAGGTGTAACAGTGTGACGTCCAATTTTGGCACGTTGACATTCGATGCACTCTCGTGACCACTGCTTGACTTGGCGATTCATGTTATGCCACACAAAGCGTTCGGCAATCATTCGTAATGTAGCAGCATGTCCTGGGTGGGACTGCGTGTGGAACTTCAGGAAAACGTCTCTCTGGAACACAGCTGGCACATAAACTCGTATACGACCATCTTGGACTGAACAATAAATAGGTCGTTGGCTATCTGGTAGAACTATTCGCTGAAGTTGTAAGGAGCTAGCAGGATCGTTCAGAGTTTGTTGGAGAGTCTCATCTGTAGTCTGAGCTTCGGATAGCCGGTTATAGTCAATCGTAATGGGTGTTGTGACAGCGTCTACTTCGGGTCGTGAGAGACAATCGGCAACGATATTGGCTGCACCCTGAATATGTCGAATGTCGGTCGAGAATTGTCCAATAAATTCTAGTTGGCGTATCTGTCGTGGGGACTGCCGCTCATGTCGCTGTTGGAAGGCAAACGTTAAAGGCTTGTGGTCAGTATAAATGGTAAACGGCATGCCCTCAAGAAAATGGCGGAAGTGATGTATGCCACTGAATATGGCCAGCAGCTCTCGGTCATAAGTGCTATAGTTTCGCTCCGTCTTAGAAAGCTTTCTAGAGAAGAAAGCGATGGGTTGTAGATGTTCACCTATAAGCTGTTGCAAAACACCGCCGATGGCAACATCTGAGGCATCAACTGACATGTTCAATTGGGCATTCGGTGCTGGGAAAACCAATTCAGTCGACGCGGCCAAGAGTTCTTTGACTTTGGAGAAAGCTGCTGCAGCTGCTGGTGTTAATGTCAGTTcttgcttctttttcttttgctgaGACAGTAAGTCGGTTAATGGCATTAGTTCATTCGCAGCATTTGGTAACCAACGTCTGTAGAAATTGAGCATACCCATAAACCTTCGTAGCTGTCGATAGGTCGTAGGTTGTGGAAAGTTACGAATTGCGCCTACTTTAGCCGGCAATGGACGAACGCCAGTTGGGGAGACCGTGGCACCCAGGAAGTTTACTTCACTTTCACGGAATTTTGATTTATCCTTATTGATTTGAAGTCCATTTGCTTCCAGAATCCGAAGTACTGATGCCAGGTGTTTCTCATGCTCGGTATCAGTCTCCGAGGCAACCAAAATATCGTcgatgtatacatacacatatggGCATTCTCGAAAAAGGTGATCGAGGTACCTCTGGAACGTCTGGGCAGCATTTCGCAAACCGAATGGCATTCGGAGAAACTCGTAAAGTCCAAAGGGGGTTATTACAGCCGTCTTTTGTACATCCTTCGGGTGGACTGGAATTTGGTAAAAAGCACGTACCAAATCAATACAAGAGAAAATTCTCTTTCCATGTAGCTGGTTAGCAAAATCCTGGATGTGCGGTATTGGGTAGCGATCTGGTTTGGTCATGGCATTTAGACGGCGAAAATCTCCACAGGCTCGCCATCGTCCATTGGACTTCTTAACCAAGTGAAGCGGACTAGCCCAAGATGACTTTGATGGTCGGATAATGCCTGCCTGCATCAGCTCATTAAATTCTGCTCGTGCAGCTTGAAAACGATCTGGTGGAAGTCTTCGTGGTTTAGAAAATACTGGTGTACCTCGAGTCTCAATATAGTGCTGGACCCTTTCAGTATCCTCTGGTATAGTGGCTGCCGGACGATCGTAAGGATGGGCAGTGGATAGGCCTACTTCTGGTACTTTAACACGACGAGACACACAGGTAATACTGCTTGACATATTTGAGCTTACTAGTCGTTTGTTTCTCATGTCAACACTAATGCCATAATGTGTAAGAAAATCGGCTCCTAGTATGGGTGTGGTGACATCTGCGACTACAAAAGTCCATGTTACAGGTTGGTCTAGACCAAGGTTTAATGAAAGTTGTCTCTGCCCATACGTTTGGATGCACGATCCGGTGGCAGAATATAGGCATACAGTGCTGGGCCGAGTCGCAGTGCAGATTTTACGTGGAAGCACACTCAGGTCTGCCCCTGTATCAATAAGGAACTGAAGTTGGAGAACACTATCGGTAATGAAGAGGCGGCGTGGTATGTGAGGGGCTGCAGTTGCCGCCATTACTGCGCCCTTTCGTCGTTTTTTGTAAAACTGCAGGGTGGTCTACATTTCTTTGCTTGTGCACCAAATCTTCGATGGTAGTAACACTGCTCGTCAGATGATGACTTGGCACTCTTGACCATTTGAATCTGTTGCCGTTCTTCAGCTACAGCTAATCTGTTGGATAAAGCGCTCACTTGGTCATTCAATGCAGCCACTGCTTTGTCTAAGATAGGGCTTTCGGTAACAGCCATGACTGGAAAATTGGAACATCGGAGGTACTTATCGGCTTTCTTAGCAAGCTCTTCTAGATCTCCATCAAGAACAGATATAACACTTCGAACCGAAGGTGGTAGGCGGTCCAACcaaaaattttttagaacttGTGTACTAATGCTATCCGTGGCCAGAGCTTGCATTCTGTGGAGTAGTTGAGTGGGTTTTAAGTCACCCAGAGTGAGCTCCATTAATCTGTGGATCCTTTCATCTGAGCTAATGCCATACCTTTCGAGAAGGCGAGCTTTCAGTTGTGTATAGGCATTGCCAGCAGTTGGATTCTTTACAATATCCGCCACTTCTATTAGTATGTCACTGTTTAAACTAGCAACAGTATGATCGAATTTGCAGTTGTCAGATGTTATTTTGGCTTGTCGGAACTGCGCCTCCAGCCGAAGAAACCATAGTTCTGGTTCATTGCGCCAAAACTCTGGAGCTTTTATGCCTACCCGTGCAATTATTGGGTGATCATTGCCTTCGTATGGTGTAGCATTATCGTTTGGCATTGTTTGGTCGTTATCTGTCATAATGTCGTCTTTAAATCCTTGTACTTACAGTCTTTTTCTCGGGGTCACCAATGTGGCCGGTTTGCGGGCTGCAAAGTAGTCGGGGCAcactttaaactattttatttgtttatttacaaCAAACTACATACTAAAACAAGTAAGAAAAATTATGACAGTTGTATTCTCAGTTTCTAAAATCTTCTGACAGACGTCCGTCAATCCGTCTCCTCTTCTTTCCCCAGCCGGTCAACACATATGTGGTCGTAGGCTAACTGTCAATCTGCCACAACCTAAATCTATTACTGCTTGTGCctcttttattgtcatttttaTTAACTGTATTAATTTGCCTGGTATTTTTATGCGTGTTAGATCTTCTATTAGTTCTCCTCTTTTAGTTTATCGAAGGCCTGTTTAAAATCCACAAAAAGCATATGCAGTTCCATGTTGTGTTCATATGCTTTTTCCATGATTTGTCTTATTATGTGAATAGCGTCTATCGTcgatttttcttttctgaatcCATACTGGTAATTTCCTATGATTTTTTCGGTATGCTCTGCTAGTCTGTTCTTTATTATTCCCGTCATGACCTTATATGTCACATTTAGCAAGGTAGTTCCTCtatagtttttgcatattttttggtCTCCATTTTTAGGTATCGTTATAATTATTCCCGTTTTCCAGTCTTCTGGCATTCTTTCCTCTTTTCAAATCGTTACAATTAATTCATGTATTTTTCTAGTTAGAGCTTCTCCACCATATTGGATGAGTTCTCCGTTTATGTTGTCATAACCCGCTGCTTTTCTGTTCTTGATCTTCTTGATACTTTCTGCTACTTCTTCGTATGTAGGTTCCTTGTATTCCTCCGCGTCCTGTCTTATCCTTATTATGTCCCCTTTCTGTGTCGTCTCACCTGTTGCATTATATAATTCCTCGAAATGTCTTATTCAAATGTCTTCTTCTATGGCTACCATCGGTTTTGAttttttttcctaattttaagtAATTATATAGTGGTTTAGTATTCTTTTTCATGTTTTCTCTTTCGATGTCCATCATTATTTCttctaattttcttttctttttcatttgACATGTTTGCTTTGCTATTGTCCTTGCTCTCCTATATGTTTCCATATCTTCTGCTGTTTCTGAGTTTATCCATTTCAATCTGGCTTTATTCTTTCTTTATATTTGTTCTCTACATTCCTGGTCAAACCATTCATTTCTTTTGATGTTTCTTATTGTGCCAATTTCTGTATCCGCTGCCTTTTCTATGGCTTGTTTAATTCGTTTCcattgttcttctatttcttgttCTTCGTGTTGTATTCCTCTTTTAAGTTCTTCTTTGTATCTATCTTTTATTTCATCCTCCTCCAGTTTTTGTATGTTCCATTTCTTTTTCGCTACTCTTGTTCCTTTTGGTTTTGCCTTAATTTTGCATTTTGCAATCACCAGGAAGTGGTCGGAGTCTATGTTCGCTCCTCTATATGATCGTACATCATTTATTGACTTCGCTTGTTTTTTCTTGATCAGAATGTGATCGATTTAGTTTCCGGTATTAGTTCCAGGTCTTAACCATGTTATTTTGTGTACATCTTTATGCTGATATTTGGTGCTACTTATTTCCATTTCTAGTGCTGCTGCTATGCCACATAATCTATAATCATAAAAGCATAAAAGATATATGCTATAATCATAAAAGTCTTGTTTGGTTATTTCATCACTACTATATATGATATTCTGTCATCGACTGCTTTAAATTCTAAGACTTCCTTTCTTAATTTTCCTCTGATGTAAAATGCTGTCCCTCCTTGCCCTAGTTTATCCTCTCCTGCATACCATATTGTATAATCACTTTTTTCTATTTTGCCTTGTCCTCCCCATCTGACTTCCTGTAATCCAGCAATATCTACTTTGTATCTTTGTAGCTCATTTGCCATTTCCTGCATTTTTCCTGATTATAGTAGTGTCCTCACGTTCCAAAatccaatttttatttttcttttatttattctcTTCCGTTTCTTATTGTCTAACTTTATCTTATCTTCTTGTGTGCTCGTTTTCCTTTTTCTTGCGGTTGTTTCCCTATTTTCCAATTCGGTTATTTCAGTTATCAGTTTTTTGGATTTGGACTTGCGCTTGTATGCTCGTTTGGTTCCAATTTCTCTCCCTCATTGCTCCATCTCCACAGTGCTCCATTTATCCACAACTTTTTGTACCCATTTTTATTCTGTTTCCTTGTTTCCTTTCCATGTTAGCCCTGTCACGtataattttctgtatttttCGTTAATTCTTACCTAGGTCTTCGTCTATAAAGATATGTGTTCCTTTCAATTGCCTTTTTTCTCGCAATATTGCTTTTTTGTCCGTTAGGTAAGCAACTGTAGCAATTGTCAGTTGTTTGTTCTCCCTTAGTGGaatattttgaacgtatgttatTTTAACATCTAGCTTGAGTTTTGTTTTAATTAGctgttctatttgtttatccgcATCAGGCTGTTCTATTTTTATTCCCCTTATGACAATATTATTTTTGGTTGTTTCTTTTTCCTTGCTTTCGAGTTTATTTTCCATTCCTTCCAGTCTGCCTTTCAAATTTTCGAGGTCTTTGCGTAGTTGTTggttttcttcttttatattcTTAATTATTTCATGATTTTCTTTGTTTTCTTGTAGCAACTCTTTAACCATTTTCATTATATCTGCGCACATTTCCTTACCCTCGTCCATTAAAAGAACCTCATCCATAAAATTAATATAGGTAAATAATAAACTCACCAAGCTTCTGGGTTGAACTGCGTCAATTGAGAGGATATTGAAGGTTTCAAGGATGTTGAAGGTTTTCGGAGAAAAAAACGGAGTTGCAGGAAAATTTACAAAACAGGCATCAGATCAATAATGATGTACGCGGCacaaacacgacctgacacagagaggacaaaaagaatgttAGACACTGCAGAGATAAAAAGCCTTCGAAAAATGGATGGTaggacactatgggacagagctggAATTACAGACATACTACGGATATGCAAGGTAGACAACATTAAGAACTCAGTACGAAACAGAAGAGTAgcatggaatgaccacataagccgaatgacaacaaatagagtagtaacaacagcgagagacggttcctccataggaagatgatcagtggagagaccacgaaaacgatggaacgacaacttactgaagGCATTTTGAAAAAACacacagtcatgtctatacaaaaagaggaagaagaagaataaatttaaaactatgttTTTAGCAAGATAAAAACCACTTATccttttcaaaatattcttccgTGTACTTTAATGTTTAAAGATTATAATGGTTTTTGTAGGATTCCAATTCATTTGAAGTGTGTTAGAAAACAAAAATTCCAAAAATCACTAATTAAggcattttttcaacaaaatatgcAATTAACTCGAATAGGAAGCATTTTTCCAAAAACTACCAAGAAAAAAATGTACTTATTTAGATGAGATACgactaaaaaaattttattggagGCGATTCGGGAAATTAGttcattgaaatgttacattttttaggccataccttgcatttgttagaggagtcaataaAGTTTTTGgagtcgccacccttgtcccccggccgccatcttggaaacggagtgcaaaggggtttcgcgctatatctcgtaaactaccaaccctacggaaaatctagtAAAACATAAAacgtagcaaattaaattttctacactTTTGTtcctattactttttatcgtcaagtaaccaacaaaaaagatataaacaaaaatacgTAAAGAtattttaacaagtttccttttggacgttacaactttttttcagtccattttacaataaaataacgtAATAgtaattttgtagagggtttttcagcgaacactTTTCACTATAAtggtgtttaattttatttatttatctaggttttacagcgctccaaacttgaccagattctcgaatactcatagggatacaataaaaacaaaatgttaggcttacttttctatcttaatattttctttgttcatacattttattatgattttaacattcctatgctattattaatttatttttgaccttcctccccactataaaacttagaaccctaagcatatatagaaaaggcccaagaagttgtttgaggacgaattcgccggtccagaagaagaatgatgcaaccgcaaaatgcaaagttcttcagaagagcaaaaaacgctatttaaatatttaaaatagggattaaatgaagagtaatcgtccaggagcatcagtatggcgtttgttttttgacaacgttggcttttattttcatcgatattggttcgaatttcgttatcttaatttaatcgccccattttcaaccctatctacagttgcgtcattatgcatctgaaacaaggtctaacatagcgcgtatttcagtaacgacgcaactaccatatagtggctcagcacatttttacagttctgtctttttgtatcatctttacatagtattttaaaagttaattgcgcaataaacaggaattgaaaaaatttgcattcacgtcatttttcttccgtaccggactgaatatctgcctgccattacttttattattataatttatcctaggtggcacagcagtcggtcccctctacttaacttattcttatagttgtgctacctatttggccacgtgcagtcgtatcaaaaattgtgaaaagtattttgagttttatagatagTACTATTGAGAGTTTTGtgggtgaaatttatatttttatgtttagataagcattttgtgttttttgtaagagcgcatcatgagtggtggttattttatttgtaagagaCCTCTGGGGAAAATTATTTATCAATGGGAAAGTCGTGCcatctttactcactgttgtcgGCGAACATTTTTCTTCCCTTTATATGGcggacatatcaacattaattattaaagaaaatgaattagtagatgaattaccgacaatgacgccaaTTTTAACTCTCAatataccacaaaaattcacctaggatactgattcagatcttgactcgcagcctggactatcgaaaaaaattaaaaaataataactatgatagatctttttcaacataataataaataatattattttgtctagaaattgtccgtggattaggcctcttggggataccacacaaaaaacgcgcCTGCAGACTCTACCTCACAGGTGGCCGGGAAAAGGGttaaaaatagcttaataatagcataggaatgttaaaatcataataacaaatatcataataaaaaatatatacgaCTAGATAGAAAATAAGCCCAAGGTTTTGTttttcctatgagaattcgagaatctggtcaagtttggagcgctgttaaacttagataaataaataaaattaaacaactttatagtggaagtttttcgttgaaaaatcctctataaaatctctatgatgttattttattgtaaaatgaacggaaaaatagttataacctccaaaaggaaacttcttacaaaattttctcttaattttgtttataacttttttgttggtcacttgacgataaaaagtaatagaaacaaaattgtattaaatttaatttgcaacattttatgttttattagatgttccgtagggttggtagttcacgagatatagcgcgaaacccctttgcactccttttccaagatggcggccgggggacaagggtggtgACCCCAAAAACTttaacttaagcttctactgatcccccctacacattaaaa includes the following:
- the LOC126883626 gene encoding uncharacterized protein LOC126883626 gives rise to the protein MAATAAPHIPRRLFITDSVLQLQFLIDTGADLSVLPRKICTATRPSTVCLYSATGSCIQTYGQRQLSLNLGLDQPVTWTFVVADVTTPILGADFLTHYGISVDMRNKRLVSSNMSSSITCVSRRVKVPEVGLSTAHPYDRPAATIPEDTERVQHYIETRECLRGVLEELEEKDNKKIIRPITSGKPTEILWYDWETK
- the LOC126883627 gene encoding uncharacterized protein LOC126883627; the encoded protein is MTDNDQTMPNDNATPYEGNDHPIIARVGIKAPEFWRNEPELWFLRLEAQFRQAKITSDNCKFDHTVASLNSDILIEVADIVKNPTAGNAYTQLKARLLERYGISSDERIHRLMELTLGDLKPTQLLHRMQALATDSISTQVLKNFWLDRLPPSVRSVISVLDGDLEELAKKADKYLRCSNFPVMAVTESPILDKAVAALNDQVSALSNRLAVAEERQQIQMVKSAKSSSDEQCYYHRRFGAQAKKCRPPCSFTKNDERAQ